In the genome of Carboxydothermus pertinax, the window ATACAGTACAAAATCATTTAAAAAATACAGAATTTTTAAGGATCTGTATTTTTTATTGGCAGTAAAAGTAAAAATTGTAGTAATATTTACAGCAGGAGGGATTGTAAAAATTCCTAAGTTTTTAGGAGGAATTTTGCTTTTTTTAGCGAATAATATATCAAAAAAGACATAATAAATTTGGAGGTGCTTAAAATGAAGCGGATTTTTGTCTTGTTAAGTTTGTTTTTTTTGCTAATTTTTGGAGCCGCTGGTTGCCAGGAAAAAGGGGCAACCCCAGCTAAAACCACTACCCCCAAAAATCCTGAAGTGATCTTGGCTACCACCACCAGCACGGTGGATACCGGTCTTTTAGACCAGTTAAAGCCGGAATTTGAGCAAAAAACCGGTTACAAACTTAAAATTGTGGCGGTGGGCACCGGCCAGGCCCTGAAAATGGGGGAAAAGGGGGAAGCGGATGTTCTTTTAACCCACGCGCCGAAAGATGAAGAGGCCCTGGTAGCCAAAGGGTATGTGATTGACCGGCAACCGGTAATGCATAATGATTTTATTATTGTAGGTCCTAAAAATGACCCGGCAGGGGTGAAATCGGCTAAAGATTTAAACGAAGCTTTAAAGCGGATTTATGAGAAAAAGGCCCTTTTTATCTCCCGGGGAGATGATTCCGGGACCGATAAAAAAGAAAAAAGCCTCTGGAAAGCTGCTGGGCTAAATCCCAAAGGACAATCATGGTACAAGGAAGCAGGGGTGGGCATGGGAGCGTGCTTGCAGCTTGCTTCGGAAAAACAGGGGTATTCTTTAACCGACCGGGGTACATACCTTGCTTATAAAGGGAAGATTGACCTGGCGCTGATCCGGGAAAAAGACCCGGGACTTATAAATTATTATCACGTAATGTTAGTAAACCCCAAAAAATATCCCAAGGTAAATTATGAAGGGGCCAAAAAGTTTGCTGAATTTTTGTTAAGCCCGGAGGTCCAAAAAGAAATAAGCGAATTTAAGAAAAATTTGTACGGTCAATCGTTATTTATTCCTGATGCGCATAAATAGGAGGGATTTATGGAATTTATCTGGGAAGGGATTAAAGAAAGTATTCGTTTAATTTTAAATGGAGACCCGGAACTTTACCAAATTTTACATCTTACTTTAAAAGTAAGCCTAACGGCAACTTTGTTAGCGGCAATTGTGGGTTTACCGCTAGGTGCTTTTTTAGGTCGTAAAAAATTTTGGGGTCAGAAAATAATTCTTGGAATCTTTAATGCTCTTTTAGGCCTGCCGCCGGTGGTGGTAGGCCTTTGGCTTACTTTGTTTTTATGGCGAAGCGGCCCTCTGGGAAACTTAAACCTTTTGTATACTCCAAAAGCGATGATTTTAGCCCAGTTTTGTATTGCTTTACCGGAAGTAATAGTCTTTACCGCTGTGGCTTTTAGCCAAATTTCCGAGAGTTTTTTCCGTCAGGTCAAAGCTTTAGGGGCAAGCCGTAAGCAGCAGCTTTACCTGCTATTAAAAGAAGTGCGGCTAGGGTTATTAGCAGCGGTGATTGCCGGCTTTGGCGCTGCTATTTCCGAAGTTGGGGCTTCTATTATGGTGGGAGGCAATATCTATCAGGAGACTCGAGTCTTGACTACCTCAATTTTACTGGAAGTTGGCCGGGGAAATTTTGGTCTGGCCATTGGGTTAAGCCTTATTTTAATGGTAATTTCTTTTAGTGTAGTGGGGATACTTACTTACTGGCAGAGAAAGGGTTATTAATAATGGTTAAGATACAAAATTTACGAGTTTTTCGGGGCAAAAAGCAAATATTGCAGATTGATAAGCTGGAGGCGGTCGAAGGCGAGAGAATTGGTCTTTTTGGACCTAACGGCTCCGGAAAGTCAACTTTGCTAAGAAGCCTTGCCTTAATTGAACCGGAAAGTAGTGATGCGGTTTTTTATGAAAGCCTAGATAGCAGCTGGCCTATTGGTTATTTAATGCAGGAGCCGTATTTTTTTCGGGGTAGTGTGGAAGAAAATTTAGTACTGCCCTTAAAACTTAGAAAGGTTTCCGCAAAGATAATTAAAAAAAAGCTACGGGAGTTTACCGAAAAATATAATTTAGAACCACTCTTAAAGAAAAACCCCCAGGCTTTATCCGGGGGCGAAAAGCAAAAAGTTAATTTACTTAGAACTTTAATTTATGAGCCGCGATATTTATTTTTAGATGAGCCGTTTAACGGGATCGATGCTCTTACGAAGAAAGAACTTAATAAATATCTGGAAAATTATTTAAACCAGGACAAGAGGCGCCTTTTAATTTATGTGAGCCACGATTTAAAGGAACTTTTAACCTGGGGTAAGCGGTTTTGGTATTTAAAAGAGGGGGAAATTAAATTTGACTTAGATAAGGAAGAGTTCTTAAAAATTAATTATCAAACCTTGGAAGATAACTATTTAAAATTATTACTGGAGGAGTAGGATAATGAAAGTTAAAACAAAAATCTGGATTGATGAAGGTGGAAAAGTAGTTTTTGGGGAAGGACGGTATTTAATCTTAAAAACGGCTTTAGAGCTCGGTTCTTTAAAGGCCTCGGCGGAAAAGCTTGGTCTTTCGTACCGGGCAGCCTGGGGCAAAATTAAAGCAACAGAGAAGCTTTTAGGGATTAAACTGGTGGAAAGCAGTCGAGGAAGAAACGGCGGCATTACCTTAACAAATGATGCCCAAAAATTAATAGCCCAATATGAACAATTAAAAAGGGATATTAGAGACTATGCCGACCAAAAATTTCGGGAAAAATTTTTAAAAATTATTTTAGAGGAAAAAGGGAAAAATTAAAAGTATGGTTGAAATAAACGGTAAATTAAGGTATAGTTTTGGCAAAAAGGATTTAACTGGAGGAAAAAATGGATGCTCTTCTAAGAGTTAAAGAGTTTTTGCAACGGCAAAACCCCCCGGTTGAGGTTATTATTTTAGAGGCCGACACCAGCACCGCTCCTTTGGCGGCAAAGGCTTTAGGTGTGGAAGTGGGGGCTATTGCCAAAACCATTGTGGCTGTTGGCAAAAGCAAAGCGGTTTTAGTAGTAGCTGCAGGGGATGTAAAGCTTGATTTTAAAAAGTTAAAAGCAATAACGGGGGAGAAAATGCGTTTAGCCCGGGCGGAAGAAGTGGAGGAGTTAACCGGCTTTAAGCCCGGCGGGGTTTGTCCTTTTGCTTTAAAAAAGCCTCTTCCGATATTAATCGATGAATCTTTGGAGCGTTTTCCGGTAGTTTATGCTGCGGCTGGTTCTCCCAATTCGGCGGTCCCGATAACGGTATCAAGGCTTTTAGAAATAACCGGAGGCCAAAAATGCCGGGTAACGGAGTGAGTTAACAATGCGCGAAATATTAAAAAATGTCCGCCGGCTGGTTGTAAAAATCGGTTCTTCGTCCTTGACCCACCCCGAGACGGGGAAAATTAACCTTGCGGCCATGGAGCGTTTTGTAAGGGAATGTGCCGATTTAAAAAATGCAGGATTCGAAGTAATTATTGTATCTTCCGGGGCAATAGCTGCCGGAATGGGAAGGCTTGCCCTTCCAGAAAAGCCGAAAAATTTGCCGGAAAAACAAGCATGTGCTGCGGTAGGCCAGGGGGTATTAATGCATTTATACGAAAAATTTTTTTCCGAATACCAGGTAGTTGCGGCCCAGGTCCTCTTAACCGGGGAAGATTTGGCGGTAAGAAAGCGTTTTTTGAACGCCAAACATACTTTCCGTGCTCTTTTAAATTACAACGTTGTGCCGGTGGTTAACGAAAATGATACCGTAGCGGTGGAGGAAATCCGCTTTGGGGATAACGATACTTTATCGGCCCGGGTGGCGGTACTGGTGGAAGCTGACCTTTTAGTGCTCCTTTCCGATATTGATGGCTTGTATACCGCTGACCCCAGGAAGAATAGTAATGCCCGTTTTATTCCTGAGGTTTTGGAAATTAATGAGGAAATCGAAAAGCTGGCCGGGGGAAGCGGGACGGCAGTTGGTACCGGCGGGATGGAGACCAAAATAGAGGCGGCGAAAACAGCAGTAAATGCAGGGATACCTCTGGTAATTGCCCGGGCAGATTATGGCAATTTGCGGCGAATTTTAAGAGGGGAAGAGGTTGGAACTCTTTTTTATCCCAAAAAGAAAAAGCACTGGAAAAAGCAGTGGCTGTTATCCGGGGCAAGAGTGCAGGGAAGTATCATAGTTGATTTGGGAGCTGAAGAAGCCCTTTGCAGTGGAGGAAAGAGTCTTTTGCCTTCGGGAGTGCTGGGAGTGGAAGGAGAATTTCCGGCAGGAGCTATAGTTGTGATTAAAAATTTAAAGGGCCGGGTGATTGCTAAAGGGCTTACCAATTATGCGGCTCAGGATATTTTAAAAATTAAGGGACTTCATTCCTGGGAAATAGCTGACGTTTTAGGCCATAAGGATTATGACGAAATTATTCACCGGGATAGTTTGGTGCTGGTGGACTGAGGAGGATGGCATGATGGAAGAAGTGTTAAATTTAGCTAAGAAAGCAAAGGAAGCTTCGAAAAAACTTTCCAAGCTAAGTACCGAGCAAAAAAACCGGGCGCTCCTCAAAATTGCCCAATACCTTGAGGACAACATTGAAAAAATTTTAAAGGAAAACCAAAAAGATTTGGCAGAAGCGAAAAAAGGCGGTCTATCGCCGGCTTTTATTGAAAGGCTTACGTTAAACGAGAAAAGGATTTTGGATATGGCGGAAGGGGTAAGGCAGGTAGCCAAACTTCCCGACCCCGTTGGTGAAGTTCTCGGAATGACCCGCCGACCCAATGGCCTTGTAATTGGTCAGGTGCGGGTACCCCTGGGGGTGGTAGGGATTATTTATGAATCCCGGCCCAACGTAACCGTAGATGCAGCGGCTTTGTGCCTTAAAGCAGGAAATGCAGTAATCTTACGGGGAGGAAAAGAAGCTTTTAATTCAAATCTCGCTTTAGTGGAGCTTATGGAGGATGCCTTGAAGAGCGAGGGAATTCCCGAAGGGGCCGTGGGGATGATTAAAACCACCAGCCGGGATGCGGCTAACTATTTAATGCGGCTGAATGGCTATTTGGATGTGTTAATTCCCCGGGGTGGTGCCGGTTTAATTAAAACGGTGGTGGATAACAGTACGGTTCCGGTAATTGAAACGGGAGTAGGTAACTGCCACGTTTACGTGGAAGAAGAAGCGGACCTGGAAATGGCTGAAAGGATAATCATTAATGCCAAATGCCAGCGGCCGGCGGTATGTAACGCTATGGAAACCCTGCTGGTGCACGAAAAAATTGCTCCGGTCTTCCTACCCCAAATTGGAAAGGCCTTAAAAGAAAATGGGGTGGAAATTAGGGGGTGTGAGGTAACCCGCCGGTATATTCCCGACGCCTTACCGGCAACAGAAGAAGATTACTACACGGAATTTTTAGACCTTATCTTGGCGGTGCGGGTGGTTCGGGATTTAGATGAAGCAATAGCCCATATTGCGAAATACGGTTCGGGCCATTCGGAAGCAATTGTTACCAATGACTATTTTAAAGCCAAAAGGTTTACCGAGGAAGTGGATGCGGCGGCGGTTTACGTCAACGCCTCTACTCGTTTTACCGATGGCTTTGAGTTTGGTTTTGGGGCGGAGATTGGGATTTCTACCCAGAAGCTTCATGCCCGGGGTCCCATGGGCCTCAAAGAATTAACTACTACCAAGTACGTTATATACGGGACCGGGCAAATTCGCGCTTAGGCGGGGTAAGGTTCCTATACCAGAAAAAAATTGTACCTATTAAAGTAATCTCTGCAATTATGAGGCTTTCCCCCAACCAACTTTTACTTTTTTTTTAAGCCAAAAGCCAAGCCTACGAGGATACTATCGAGATTTGCGGAAAAGGCAATTAAAAGGGAAGATAAAAAGATGCATTTTTTTTTAAAAACCTTCCTTGTATAAGACATAACCATCTTATTCAGAAAGGGTAGAATTGGTTAAGGTAAAGGTTTTTTAATGATTGCTGGCCCCGAAAACAGGGGTAAAAGACTTGACAAATATGTATATTGTATTACAATAAAAGCATGTGAAGAATTTAATAAGTTGATCTCGGTAGGCGAGGCTCCTACAGGGATATAGGCTACTGCCGCGACAGATTGGAGACAATCTTAGCTGGCGAACAGGTTTGGCCGAAAACAAGGCTTAACCTAGTGTAGCTTTAATGCCGTGTAGTGCTAAAGCTTGTACGAGGTGTGAATGGAAGCTTGGTTGGCTTTCGCCTCGTTTAAAGCTTTGGGGTGAAAGCTTTTTATTTTGGCATTTTGGGTAAAAGGGGTTGAGAATTCAATGGATCCTGTTCCGAGAGCAGGGCGAAAAACTAAATTTCATGGAGGGATGAGGATAAAAGCTTTTTCAGGTAGATAAATTTTTACATCCCTCCATGTAAAAAATACTAAAAATGGAGGGATGTACAGGTGGTTACAGTAACGAGCTTTTACCTTAGTCGAATTATCGGGAATAAAATTTGGACTGAAGATGGGAAAAACCTGGGTAAGCTTAAAGACCTGGTGATTGATGCCAAGGAAATCAAGCCATTAGTAATAGCTGCAGTTTATAAAAAGGGAAAGAATGAATGCTTTTTAGATTTTTCCCAGGTGGAAATCTATAAGGAAAAGGGACAATATGTCTTAAAAGCCAAAAACGTTGTAGAAATCGAATTACTTAAAGAAGATAAGATTATGCTTGTTAAACATATTTTAGATAAGCAAATCGTTGACATCAACGGACGAAAAGTGGTTCGGGTTAACGACATCCGGCTGGCCAATTTAGCCACGGGAGTTTACGTGGTAGCGGTGGATATAGGCGTGGAAGGGATTTTAAGGCGCCTGGGGCTGGCCAAGCCAATTAAAAGATTTTTAAAGCCT includes:
- a CDS encoding extracellular solute-binding protein, coding for MKRIFVLLSLFFLLIFGAAGCQEKGATPAKTTTPKNPEVILATTTSTVDTGLLDQLKPEFEQKTGYKLKIVAVGTGQALKMGEKGEADVLLTHAPKDEEALVAKGYVIDRQPVMHNDFIIVGPKNDPAGVKSAKDLNEALKRIYEKKALFISRGDDSGTDKKEKSLWKAAGLNPKGQSWYKEAGVGMGACLQLASEKQGYSLTDRGTYLAYKGKIDLALIREKDPGLINYYHVMLVNPKKYPKVNYEGAKKFAEFLLSPEVQKEISEFKKNLYGQSLFIPDAHK
- a CDS encoding ABC transporter permease — encoded protein: MEFIWEGIKESIRLILNGDPELYQILHLTLKVSLTATLLAAIVGLPLGAFLGRKKFWGQKIILGIFNALLGLPPVVVGLWLTLFLWRSGPLGNLNLLYTPKAMILAQFCIALPEVIVFTAVAFSQISESFFRQVKALGASRKQQLYLLLKEVRLGLLAAVIAGFGAAISEVGASIMVGGNIYQETRVLTTSILLEVGRGNFGLAIGLSLILMVISFSVVGILTYWQRKGY
- a CDS encoding ABC transporter ATP-binding protein, whose protein sequence is MVKIQNLRVFRGKKQILQIDKLEAVEGERIGLFGPNGSGKSTLLRSLALIEPESSDAVFYESLDSSWPIGYLMQEPYFFRGSVEENLVLPLKLRKVSAKIIKKKLREFTEKYNLEPLLKKNPQALSGGEKQKVNLLRTLIYEPRYLFLDEPFNGIDALTKKELNKYLENYLNQDKRRLLIYVSHDLKELLTWGKRFWYLKEGEIKFDLDKEEFLKINYQTLEDNYLKLLLEE
- a CDS encoding winged helix-turn-helix domain-containing protein, encoding MKVKTKIWIDEGGKVVFGEGRYLILKTALELGSLKASAEKLGLSYRAAWGKIKATEKLLGIKLVESSRGRNGGITLTNDAQKLIAQYEQLKRDIRDYADQKFREKFLKIILEEKGKN
- a CDS encoding YbaK/EbsC family protein, translating into MDALLRVKEFLQRQNPPVEVIILEADTSTAPLAAKALGVEVGAIAKTIVAVGKSKAVLVVAAGDVKLDFKKLKAITGEKMRLARAEEVEELTGFKPGGVCPFALKKPLPILIDESLERFPVVYAAAGSPNSAVPITVSRLLEITGGQKCRVTE
- the proB gene encoding glutamate 5-kinase, whose protein sequence is MREILKNVRRLVVKIGSSSLTHPETGKINLAAMERFVRECADLKNAGFEVIIVSSGAIAAGMGRLALPEKPKNLPEKQACAAVGQGVLMHLYEKFFSEYQVVAAQVLLTGEDLAVRKRFLNAKHTFRALLNYNVVPVVNENDTVAVEEIRFGDNDTLSARVAVLVEADLLVLLSDIDGLYTADPRKNSNARFIPEVLEINEEIEKLAGGSGTAVGTGGMETKIEAAKTAVNAGIPLVIARADYGNLRRILRGEEVGTLFYPKKKKHWKKQWLLSGARVQGSIIVDLGAEEALCSGGKSLLPSGVLGVEGEFPAGAIVVIKNLKGRVIAKGLTNYAAQDILKIKGLHSWEIADVLGHKDYDEIIHRDSLVLVD
- a CDS encoding glutamate-5-semialdehyde dehydrogenase, whose protein sequence is MEEVLNLAKKAKEASKKLSKLSTEQKNRALLKIAQYLEDNIEKILKENQKDLAEAKKGGLSPAFIERLTLNEKRILDMAEGVRQVAKLPDPVGEVLGMTRRPNGLVIGQVRVPLGVVGIIYESRPNVTVDAAALCLKAGNAVILRGGKEAFNSNLALVELMEDALKSEGIPEGAVGMIKTTSRDAANYLMRLNGYLDVLIPRGGAGLIKTVVDNSTVPVIETGVGNCHVYVEEEADLEMAERIIINAKCQRPAVCNAMETLLVHEKIAPVFLPQIGKALKENGVEIRGCEVTRRYIPDALPATEEDYYTEFLDLILAVRVVRDLDEAIAHIAKYGSGHSEAIVTNDYFKAKRFTEEVDAAAVYVNASTRFTDGFEFGFGAEIGISTQKLHARGPMGLKELTTTKYVIYGTGQIRA